Proteins from a single region of Anaerolineae bacterium:
- the gguA gene encoding sugar ABC transporter ATP-binding protein — MDSRELLRMENISKAFPGVQALDNVNLDVRVGEILGLIGENGAGKSTLMKILSGVYPMDSGRLYLRGRPIQIQNPHHAQQLGISVIYQEFNLMPNLTVMENVFIGREPTRFLFVDRRQLQRRTRELLDRLGVHLSPTAVVRDLSVAEQQMVEIAKALSMEVQVIIMDEPTSALSDAEVQTLFGIMRELRRNGISIIFISHRLEEVLAICDRITVLRDGKNVGTLDAAEASEEVLIRMMVGRSLQEFFHKEDGAQARVQTSSQVKDQEDVVLEVRGITRKGSKLDPSAIVLDNVSFQLRRGEILGLAGLVGAGRTELARAIFGADARDAGEIYVEGKRVDIRSPVDAIRHGIGFVPEDRKEQGLILSMAVRENITLPSLHHFTRSGFIKLPEEERRVREYVTRLQIRTPSLEQRVRNLSGGNQQKVVISKWMLLQPKILIMDEPTRGIDVGTKAEIYGLMHQLARAGIGIIMISSELPELLAMSDRIVCMCEGRVTGVLNRNEATPERVMRYCTMRRQMVEEVTLA, encoded by the coding sequence ATGGATAGTCGCGAGCTGCTGCGCATGGAGAACATCAGCAAGGCGTTCCCTGGGGTCCAGGCGCTGGACAACGTGAACTTAGACGTCCGCGTCGGGGAGATCCTGGGGCTGATCGGTGAGAATGGAGCTGGCAAGTCTACGCTGATGAAAATCCTCTCCGGCGTCTATCCGATGGACAGTGGTCGGCTTTATCTGCGCGGCCGGCCGATACAAATCCAGAATCCTCACCACGCGCAGCAGCTTGGCATCTCGGTCATTTACCAAGAGTTCAACCTGATGCCGAATTTGACGGTCATGGAGAACGTGTTCATCGGCCGAGAGCCCACGCGCTTTCTTTTTGTAGATCGTCGTCAGCTCCAACGACGCACCCGAGAGCTGCTGGACCGGCTCGGGGTGCACCTTTCACCTACGGCCGTCGTGCGGGATCTCTCCGTGGCCGAGCAGCAGATGGTGGAGATCGCCAAGGCGCTTTCCATGGAAGTGCAGGTAATCATCATGGACGAGCCCACCTCGGCCCTGAGCGATGCCGAGGTGCAGACGCTCTTCGGCATCATGCGGGAGCTACGGCGCAACGGTATCAGCATCATTTTCATCTCTCACCGGTTGGAAGAGGTGCTGGCGATCTGCGATCGCATCACCGTGCTTCGAGACGGCAAGAATGTAGGCACCCTGGACGCGGCGGAGGCCAGCGAGGAGGTCTTGATCCGCATGATGGTCGGCCGTTCGCTCCAGGAGTTCTTTCATAAGGAGGACGGTGCTCAGGCAAGGGTTCAGACGTCATCGCAGGTAAAAGATCAGGAGGACGTAGTGCTAGAGGTGCGCGGGATCACGCGCAAGGGTAGCAAGCTAGACCCCAGTGCCATTGTGCTAGATAACGTCAGCTTTCAACTGCGGCGGGGGGAGATCCTAGGCCTGGCTGGCCTGGTAGGGGCTGGGCGCACCGAGCTGGCGCGCGCCATCTTTGGCGCCGACGCGCGCGATGCTGGCGAGATCTACGTGGAAGGCAAGCGGGTGGATATCCGCTCACCAGTAGATGCTATCCGCCACGGCATCGGCTTCGTGCCGGAGGATCGCAAGGAGCAGGGGCTGATCCTTAGCATGGCCGTGCGTGAGAACATCACCTTGCCCAGCCTCCATCACTTTACCCGCTCTGGCTTCATAAAACTGCCAGAAGAGGAGCGACGCGTTCGGGAATACGTGACCCGCTTGCAGATCCGCACCCCTAGCCTGGAGCAGCGGGTCCGCAATTTGAGCGGCGGCAATCAGCAGAAAGTGGTCATCTCCAAGTGGATGCTGTTACAGCCCAAGATCCTGATTATGGACGAGCCGACCCGTGGCATAGATGTAGGGACCAAGGCAGAGATCTACGGGCTAATGCACCAATTGGCTCGTGCTGGCATCGGCATCATCATGATCTCCTCAGAGCTCCCCGAGCTGCTTGCGATGAGCGATCGTATAGTTTGCATGTGTGAAGGCCGTGTGACCGGTGTACTGAACCGGAATGAGGCGACACCGGAACGGGTGATGCGTTATTGTACTATGCGCAGGCAGATGGTGGAAGAGGTGACGTTAGCATGA
- a CDS encoding SOS response-associated peptidase, with amino-acid sequence MCGRFTLVAGPSEIETSFPWIEIPKQMTPRYNIAPMQPIAVIPNNGRNRLEFFQWGLVPPWAKDPQVGNRLINARAESLAEKPAFRNAFRRRRCLILADGFYEWRREPRPGSRASTPIYIRLKSGKPFAFAGLWEIWRSADGASLFSCAIITTPPNELIEEIHDRMPAVLRPEAYTMWLDPMIQTPETLSELLKPYPASEMEAYPVSTLVNNPKNDLPACILPA; translated from the coding sequence ATGTGCGGACGATTTACGTTAGTAGCGGGGCCGTCTGAGATCGAGACAAGCTTCCCTTGGATCGAGATACCAAAGCAGATGACGCCGCGGTATAACATCGCCCCCATGCAGCCGATTGCCGTTATCCCCAATAATGGGCGCAACCGACTGGAGTTCTTCCAGTGGGGGCTAGTCCCGCCTTGGGCAAAGGATCCGCAGGTCGGCAATCGATTAATCAACGCGCGGGCCGAGTCTCTAGCTGAGAAGCCGGCTTTTCGCAATGCCTTCCGACGTCGGCGCTGCCTTATCCTGGCCGATGGTTTTTATGAGTGGCGCCGAGAGCCGAGACCAGGCAGCCGAGCCAGTACGCCGATATATATCCGGCTCAAATCGGGAAAGCCCTTCGCGTTTGCCGGCCTGTGGGAGATCTGGCGCTCAGCGGATGGAGCGTCCCTTTTCTCCTGCGCGATTATCACCACCCCGCCGAATGAGTTGATCGAGGAAATCCACGACCGCATGCCTGCAGTGCTCAGGCCCGAAGCGTATACGATGTGGCTAGACCCGATGATCCAAACACCCGAGACGCTCAGTGAGCTTCTAAAGCCCTATCCCGCCTCTGAAATGGAGGCCTATCCGGTCTCCACCTTGGTGAACAACCCAAAAAACGACTTACCGGCATGTATCCTTCCGGCGTGA
- a CDS encoding SIS domain-containing protein yields MSAELFLEKAQEIFNRIQATQLPQIRRAAELMTESIACGRWVHLFGAGHAKIPVEEVYPRTGGFVGFHPIIELALSWFTPVVGSSGVPQFLFLERVEGFGEAILQSHDLDPRDTMVCFSHSGINSVVIDVALGAKRRGLSVVAITSLDHSTRTSSRHSSGKRLFEIADVVVDTCVPFGDAMVELPGLEFKVGPGSTIGFCLVIDAIVTQVAANLLARGIKPIVNATLNIQGDTVAEDQIRVALRAYADRLKGLSDGR; encoded by the coding sequence ATGTCTGCTGAGCTGTTCCTGGAAAAAGCCCAGGAGATCTTTAACCGTATCCAGGCCACCCAGCTCCCGCAGATCCGACGGGCGGCGGAGCTGATGACTGAATCCATCGCCTGTGGCCGCTGGGTTCACCTATTCGGTGCCGGTCATGCCAAGATCCCCGTGGAGGAGGTGTACCCGCGCACGGGAGGGTTTGTCGGCTTTCATCCCATCATTGAGCTAGCCCTGTCCTGGTTTACCCCCGTGGTAGGCTCCAGTGGGGTGCCCCAATTCCTCTTTCTGGAGCGGGTCGAGGGCTTCGGGGAGGCCATCCTGCAGAGTCACGACCTAGACCCGCGCGATACGATGGTCTGCTTCTCACACTCCGGCATCAACTCGGTGGTGATTGACGTCGCCCTGGGAGCCAAGCGCCGAGGACTGTCAGTGGTGGCGATTACGTCGCTGGACCATTCAACGCGGACCTCCTCGCGCCATTCGTCCGGGAAGCGGCTGTTCGAGATCGCCGACGTAGTGGTGGACACCTGTGTGCCGTTCGGCGATGCCATGGTAGAGCTGCCCGGATTGGAGTTCAAGGTAGGGCCTGGGTCTACGATCGGCTTCTGCTTGGTCATTGACGCCATCGTCACTCAGGTGGCGGCAAACCTGCTGGCTCGAGGGATCAAGCCCATTGTGAACGCCACGTTGAACATCCAGGGCGACACAGTGGCTGAAGATCAGATCAGGGTGGCTCTGCGGGCATACGCCGATCGTCTCAAGGGGCTTTCGGATGGCAGGTGA
- a CDS encoding ABC transporter permease, with protein MTTEVSRPAAKGLRQAGRVDVLTVVSRFGAFIFLIVLCIVFAVLEPAFLTPLNIFNVLRQVSIYGLLAIGMTFVILTAGIDLSVGSVLALAGLVAAAVEKGSTGLLTGAAAGEAGGYGLPAAIASAIAVGLLSGLLQGLAISKLKVPPFIVTLGGLSAFRGAALVFSHGQPISAFREAYRFWGQGMIGPVPVPVIIFLFFAIIAHIILRYTKYGRYIYAVGGNKEAARLSGLNVDRIIMSVYVITGFFAGLSGFLLSARLNSAEQVAGVGYELTVIAGVVIGGTSLFGGEGSIFGTVVGILLIGVLANGLTLLNVSSYYQQIIIGLIIVLAVFFDQLVKRRR; from the coding sequence ATGACGACAGAGGTTTCACGCCCTGCGGCAAAAGGCCTTCGACAGGCTGGCAGGGTGGATGTGCTGACGGTGGTCAGCCGGTTTGGCGCCTTCATCTTCTTGATCGTGTTATGTATCGTCTTCGCGGTGTTGGAGCCGGCCTTTTTAACCCCGCTCAACATCTTCAACGTGTTGCGTCAGGTCTCGATCTATGGCCTGCTGGCTATCGGCATGACCTTTGTGATCCTCACGGCAGGCATTGATCTCTCTGTTGGCTCCGTACTGGCGCTGGCGGGTCTGGTCGCAGCGGCAGTGGAGAAGGGCAGCACCGGCCTGCTCACCGGCGCAGCCGCAGGAGAGGCAGGAGGCTATGGGTTGCCCGCTGCCATCGCGTCTGCCATCGCCGTAGGGCTGTTGAGCGGCCTGTTACAGGGGTTAGCGATCAGCAAGCTGAAAGTCCCTCCCTTCATCGTGACGCTAGGGGGGCTATCCGCCTTTCGTGGGGCAGCGCTGGTCTTTTCGCATGGCCAGCCCATCAGCGCGTTTCGAGAGGCTTATCGCTTTTGGGGACAGGGGATGATCGGACCGGTGCCGGTGCCCGTGATCATCTTTCTGTTCTTCGCGATCATCGCCCACATTATCCTGCGCTATACTAAGTACGGTCGGTATATCTACGCAGTGGGGGGCAACAAAGAGGCAGCACGTCTGTCCGGGCTGAACGTGGACCGCATCATCATGAGCGTGTACGTGATCACAGGGTTTTTCGCAGGGCTATCTGGATTCCTGCTCTCAGCTCGGCTGAACTCGGCGGAACAGGTGGCAGGCGTAGGATATGAGCTGACAGTGATCGCAGGAGTGGTTATCGGAGGTACCAGCCTCTTCGGGGGTGAGGGAAGTATCTTCGGGACGGTGGTGGGCATTCTGCTGATCGGCGTGCTGGCCAACGGGCTGACGTTGCTGAATGTCTCCTCGTATTACCAACAGATCATTATCGGCCTAATCATCGTGCTCGCAGTGTTCTTTGATCAACTTGTGAAGCGTCGCCGCTGA
- a CDS encoding GntR family transcriptional regulator, which yields MSISKNHPVPIYYQLEQEIRHRIEMGEWKPGDLLPSERELAERYQISRMTVRQALANLVNDGLLYRERGRGTFVARPKIHKRLSSLTSFTEDMRARGKLAGAEVLQLKLEPASPAVARDLAVPAGQPIVLVERLRLADREPVGIERSHLSFAGCEAIMREDLTGSLYRLLKEKYGIIPTHAEERIEAGLCPAREAQWLGIHRSAPVLLITRVTYSQEGLPFEYVESVYRADRYTLHVSLTTAPGIS from the coding sequence ATGAGCATCAGCAAAAATCATCCGGTCCCCATTTACTATCAGCTTGAGCAGGAGATCCGCCATCGCATCGAGATGGGCGAGTGGAAGCCGGGAGATCTGCTCCCTTCGGAGCGCGAGCTGGCCGAGAGGTATCAGATCAGCCGGATGACCGTCCGCCAGGCCCTGGCCAACCTGGTCAATGACGGATTGTTGTATCGGGAACGAGGGCGCGGGACGTTTGTAGCCAGGCCGAAGATCCACAAGCGGCTCTCCTCACTCACCAGCTTCACGGAGGATATGCGGGCGCGCGGGAAGTTGGCTGGCGCTGAGGTATTGCAATTGAAACTAGAGCCGGCCTCCCCAGCGGTGGCGAGGGACCTGGCGGTGCCTGCTGGGCAGCCTATCGTCCTGGTGGAGCGTTTGCGCCTAGCTGACCGTGAGCCCGTGGGGATTGAGAGGTCTCACCTCTCGTTTGCCGGCTGTGAGGCGATTATGAGGGAGGATTTGACCGGCTCACTATATCGCCTGCTGAAGGAGAAATACGGGATCATCCCCACCCACGCAGAGGAGCGGATCGAGGCTGGCCTCTGCCCGGCTCGAGAAGCGCAGTGGCTGGGAATTCATCGCTCGGCGCCCGTGCTGTTGATCACCCGGGTCACCTATTCGCAAGAGGGGCTCCCGTTCGAGTATGTCGAATCGGTCTATCGTGCTGATCGATACACCCTGCACGTCAGCCTGACCACTGCGCCTGGCATCTCATAG
- a CDS encoding HDOD domain-containing protein produces MPRLDLNTVLQITEKLPSLPQPTLRALEIINDPMCNIRELARVIGLDESLATRLLQWANSPFYGLRYKVSTLEQAIMVVGTVAVRDLLLAASVSEMINRKMVGYGLERGDLWRHSVAVAAGAQQLAIMHRYERPDQVMVAGLTHDIGKLVIDELLRLDRGWLAEWNQLREQGVSFLELERLVTGLDHAQLGGRIAEHWNLPEVLYEAIAFHHDPGRAVVEPRVVHWVHVADAAALMLGIGLGYDGLSYIMSEESLLAAGLDGLDLEELMRYEAAAVSEAESLFHLPARQRSAIPIAMTSMQNR; encoded by the coding sequence ATGCCAAGACTAGACTTGAATACCGTGCTCCAGATCACGGAGAAGCTGCCTAGCCTGCCTCAGCCGACTTTGCGCGCGCTCGAGATCATCAACGATCCCATGTGCAACATCCGCGAGCTAGCGCGGGTGATCGGACTAGATGAATCATTAGCCACGCGGCTCCTCCAATGGGCCAACAGCCCCTTCTATGGCCTACGTTACAAGGTCTCCACCCTCGAACAGGCGATTATGGTGGTGGGCACCGTGGCGGTCCGCGATTTGCTCTTGGCTGCCTCCGTGAGCGAGATGATCAACCGAAAGATGGTGGGATATGGGCTTGAACGCGGCGACCTATGGCGTCATTCGGTAGCTGTGGCGGCCGGGGCGCAGCAGCTCGCGATCATGCACCGATATGAGCGTCCAGATCAGGTCATGGTAGCTGGATTGACACATGACATCGGGAAGCTGGTGATTGACGAGCTGTTACGTCTGGACAGGGGATGGCTGGCTGAATGGAATCAGCTGCGCGAGCAAGGGGTTTCGTTCCTGGAGCTAGAACGGCTAGTCACGGGGTTAGATCACGCGCAACTAGGGGGACGTATCGCCGAACACTGGAATCTCCCCGAGGTTTTGTACGAGGCGATTGCCTTTCACCATGATCCGGGGCGCGCTGTTGTGGAACCTCGAGTAGTGCATTGGGTCCATGTGGCTGACGCAGCTGCGCTCATGCTGGGCATCGGGTTGGGATATGATGGCCTCAGTTATATCATGAGCGAAGAGAGCCTACTAGCCGCCGGCTTGGATGGGTTAGATCTGGAAGAGCTGATGCGTTACGAAGCCGCGGCAGTTAGTGAAGCCGAGAGCCTCTTTCATTTGCCGGCCCGGCAAAGATCTGCGATCCCTATTGCCATGACCAGTATGCAAAACCGGTAG
- a CDS encoding YtxH domain-containing protein, whose translation MSEQKSRTRAFFWGLILGALGGFIAALLWAPRSGRELRREIVERGHDLKERADELTREARQRAEEIIAEARERSEKIIGEARQRADEIIAEAQKRAEPILAEAREKAEPIIKEAQQRADEIIAEARKKAEELLAEARQAQSEQGSEKAS comes from the coding sequence ATGAGCGAGCAGAAAAGTCGCACTCGAGCCTTTTTTTGGGGGTTGATCCTGGGGGCGCTGGGAGGCTTTATCGCCGCGCTGCTGTGGGCACCGCGCTCGGGACGAGAGTTACGCCGTGAGATTGTAGAGCGGGGACACGATCTCAAGGAGCGCGCCGACGAGCTGACGAGGGAAGCCCGTCAGCGAGCCGAAGAGATCATCGCCGAGGCGCGCGAGCGCAGCGAGAAGATCATTGGAGAGGCCCGTCAACGGGCGGACGAGATCATCGCCGAGGCTCAGAAACGGGCCGAGCCCATCCTCGCGGAGGCCCGCGAGAAGGCTGAGCCGATCATTAAAGAAGCTCAGCAACGGGCGGATGAGATCATTGCCGAGGCGCGCAAGAAGGCCGAGGAGCTTCTAGCCGAAGCACGTCAGGCACAGTCGGAACAAGGCAGCGAAAAGGCCTCATAG
- a CDS encoding ROK family protein, whose amino-acid sequence MAGDGRRAELAVAVDVGGTKIAAAVADRQGRLAYKVRVATPRTDAQAVVDQILTLVREQLERAAHPVAGIGVAVPAVVDPASGHVYWAPNLPGWHEIPLGAILQEVTGLPAFVDYDGHLAVLGEHWRGAGRGARHVVFVIVGTGVGGGLILDGRVHRARDNIAGAIGWMVVDPSAAETPMALSLGCLESLASGPALVAAAEQRLARGEPSVLRGQPVTPATVFAAAEAGDPLAKEVVERAARALGFAVAGLVSVLNLEVVILGGGVSLAAPAFLEAVRSAVAQYAQPISARSVRVVAAALGEEAVLIGAARLVFQRLRKFRLSPPQR is encoded by the coding sequence ATGGCAGGTGATGGGCGCCGAGCAGAGTTGGCAGTCGCTGTAGACGTGGGGGGGACGAAGATCGCGGCGGCCGTGGCTGACCGCCAGGGTCGGCTCGCTTACAAGGTGCGGGTCGCCACCCCCCGTACCGACGCGCAAGCCGTCGTGGATCAGATCCTAACGCTCGTCCGTGAGCAGTTGGAACGGGCAGCGCATCCAGTAGCGGGGATCGGCGTAGCTGTACCAGCCGTTGTGGATCCAGCCTCCGGCCACGTGTATTGGGCGCCCAACTTGCCCGGCTGGCACGAGATCCCACTCGGCGCCATCCTTCAAGAGGTGACGGGGCTACCAGCCTTCGTGGACTACGATGGCCATCTGGCCGTCCTAGGCGAGCACTGGCGCGGCGCGGGCCGGGGCGCCCGCCATGTAGTTTTCGTCATCGTCGGCACAGGGGTGGGAGGAGGGCTAATCCTGGATGGCCGCGTCCACCGCGCCCGCGACAACATCGCTGGCGCAATAGGTTGGATGGTGGTAGATCCCAGCGCAGCGGAGACACCCATGGCTCTATCCCTGGGATGCCTGGAAAGCCTGGCTTCGGGCCCGGCCCTCGTAGCGGCAGCCGAACAGCGGTTAGCCCGGGGTGAGCCCTCCGTATTGCGGGGACAGCCGGTGACGCCGGCAACCGTGTTTGCCGCGGCGGAGGCGGGGGACCCGTTGGCCAAAGAGGTGGTGGAGAGAGCTGCGCGAGCGTTGGGATTCGCCGTAGCAGGCCTGGTGAGTGTGCTTAACCTCGAGGTGGTGATCCTAGGAGGGGGTGTGAGCCTGGCTGCCCCAGCCTTTCTGGAAGCTGTTCGTTCAGCGGTGGCGCAATATGCTCAGCCCATTAGCGCCCGCTCGGTCCGGGTAGTGGCGGCGGCCTTAGGGGAGGAGGCTGTTTTGATCGGGGCGGCCAGGCTGGTGTTTCAGCGATTACGTAAGTTCCGTCTTAGTCCCCCCCAGAGGTAG
- the mnmA gene encoding tRNA 2-thiouridine(34) synthase MnmA gives MACYNGFKRLDQVSTAMAERIVVAMSGGVDSSVAAALLVEQGYQVVGVMLRLWAELRPGLSSLNRCCSDEAVEDARRVASMLGIPFYLLNVERLFKEQVVDRFIAGYTSGVTPNPCLYCNRYIRFDRLLNYALSVGAVALATGHYARVRPAPDGHGYQLLRGVDRAKDQSYVLHVVGQRELAHLRFPIGHLTKQEVRELARRWGLPIAEKAESQELCFIADGDYRRFLQDWAPDAVHPGPIVDRAGNVLGQHKGLPFYTIGQRSGLGIAAREPLYVLALDPERNAVVVGTRDELGNDELTAARVNWVAGAPPDGEITVTARIRYKGSEVEARVRPLPGERAHVHLAQPLRDITPGQAVVFYEGEVCLGGGLIEPPNRPLPASLVG, from the coding sequence ATGGCATGTTACAATGGATTTAAAAGACTGGATCAGGTGAGCACAGCTATGGCTGAGCGGATCGTGGTAGCAATGAGCGGCGGAGTGGATAGCTCGGTAGCCGCCGCGCTGTTGGTGGAACAGGGATACCAAGTCGTGGGCGTGATGTTACGCCTGTGGGCTGAGCTGCGTCCGGGGTTGTCTAGCCTCAACCGCTGCTGCTCAGACGAGGCGGTGGAGGACGCCCGTCGCGTCGCGAGCATGCTAGGCATCCCCTTCTATCTCTTGAACGTCGAACGCCTATTTAAGGAACAGGTGGTGGATCGCTTCATCGCCGGCTACACGAGCGGCGTGACCCCCAACCCTTGCTTGTACTGCAACCGTTATATCCGGTTCGATCGGCTGCTGAATTATGCGCTCAGCGTGGGAGCTGTCGCCTTGGCGACGGGGCATTACGCCCGTGTCCGGCCGGCCCCTGACGGCCATGGCTATCAACTGCTGCGGGGCGTAGACCGGGCAAAGGATCAATCGTATGTGTTGCATGTCGTCGGCCAGAGGGAATTGGCACACCTACGCTTCCCGATCGGCCACCTGACCAAGCAGGAGGTGCGAGAGCTGGCGCGCCGATGGGGGCTGCCGATAGCTGAGAAGGCGGAATCGCAAGAGTTATGTTTTATCGCCGATGGCGATTACCGCCGCTTCCTGCAGGACTGGGCACCGGACGCGGTGCACCCAGGGCCGATCGTGGATCGCGCGGGCAATGTGTTGGGCCAGCATAAGGGGTTGCCCTTTTACACCATCGGGCAGCGAAGTGGCTTGGGCATCGCTGCCCGCGAGCCGCTATATGTGTTGGCTCTAGACCCCGAGCGCAACGCGGTCGTTGTGGGCACGCGGGACGAGCTGGGAAATGATGAGCTGACGGCCGCGCGTGTGAACTGGGTGGCAGGCGCACCGCCAGATGGCGAGATCACCGTCACCGCCCGCATCCGATATAAGGGAAGCGAAGTAGAAGCTCGAGTCCGTCCATTGCCCGGGGAGCGGGCTCATGTTCACCTTGCTCAACCCCTACGCGACATCACACCAGGGCAGGCGGTGGTCTTTTACGAAGGAGAGGTCTGTCTGGGAGGTGGCCTTATCGAGCCGCCCAATCGCCCGCTGCCGGCATCGCTGGTGGGATAG
- a CDS encoding NAD(P)H-hydrate dehydratase, with product MKVVTTEEMRRIEQAADASGLSYAEMMENAGRAVAEVIRYEVSPSPSGPILVLCGPGNNGGDGLVAARRLSEWGYLVRAYCVKRAAEGDENRERAIQARVALLDEVDDADHVQLRAWLTEADVIVDALLGTGAALPVRDPIRSVLALTQEIVRERRARCAQLLGENGPYSAPIVPVSPILDIEHKTVASKPAIVAVDCPSGLHCDTGELDPVALAADLTVTFACPKVGHFLFPGAGATGRLLVADIAIPPRLTADISVELATPEMARTWLPKRPLNAHKGTFGRALIVAGSINYTGAAYLAGAAATRVGAGLVTMAVPSALHPILAAALHETIWLALPHDMGVVVSDARQILDQRLADHQALLIGPGLSQEKEAVAFVQDFLLGGRAKRRGRIGFLPQAAVTEGSPEERPPLPPTVIDADGLNALARLDDWSGSLPRGCILTPHPGEMARLCRMSTQEVNSDRLGIARKRAIEWEQVVLLKGAYTIVAAPDGRAIILPFANPGLASGGTGDVLAGAIVGLLAQGLAPFEAAALGGYLHGLAGELTRRAIGEAGMVAGDLLPHLPEAIRWLKGL from the coding sequence ATGAAGGTGGTAACCACCGAGGAGATGCGACGGATCGAGCAAGCGGCTGACGCCAGCGGGCTCTCTTATGCTGAGATGATGGAAAATGCTGGCCGGGCTGTGGCCGAGGTGATCCGGTATGAGGTAAGCCCATCCCCGTCTGGCCCAATCCTGGTCCTATGCGGCCCAGGCAATAACGGAGGGGATGGGTTGGTCGCGGCCCGAAGATTGTCCGAATGGGGATACCTCGTGCGAGCCTATTGCGTCAAGCGGGCGGCTGAGGGAGACGAAAACCGGGAGCGAGCGATCCAGGCACGCGTCGCCTTGCTTGACGAGGTAGATGATGCCGATCATGTCCAACTGCGCGCCTGGCTGACGGAAGCCGATGTCATCGTGGACGCTCTCCTGGGCACGGGAGCTGCCTTGCCTGTGCGCGACCCGATCCGATCGGTGTTAGCGCTGACCCAGGAGATCGTGCGCGAGCGCCGCGCGCGGTGCGCGCAGCTTCTCGGCGAGAACGGCCCGTACTCAGCACCGATCGTCCCTGTCTCTCCTATCCTCGATATAGAGCACAAGACGGTTGCCTCGAAACCGGCTATCGTCGCTGTGGACTGCCCCAGCGGCCTCCACTGTGATACCGGCGAGCTTGACCCCGTCGCCCTCGCTGCCGATCTCACCGTCACTTTCGCGTGCCCAAAGGTGGGCCATTTCCTCTTTCCGGGGGCTGGTGCCACGGGACGATTGCTAGTAGCTGATATCGCAATCCCCCCCCGGCTGACCGCCGACATCTCTGTAGAGCTGGCGACGCCGGAAATGGCACGTACATGGCTGCCCAAGCGCCCTCTCAACGCTCACAAAGGCACATTCGGGCGGGCCCTGATCGTGGCCGGTTCCATTAACTACACTGGCGCAGCCTATCTGGCCGGCGCGGCGGCGACCCGGGTCGGCGCTGGGTTGGTCACGATGGCTGTGCCCAGTGCGCTCCATCCCATCCTAGCCGCGGCGCTGCATGAGACCATCTGGCTCGCGTTGCCGCATGATATGGGCGTGGTTGTCTCCGACGCCCGCCAGATCCTTGATCAGCGGCTGGCTGATCATCAGGCCCTGCTGATCGGCCCCGGGCTGAGCCAAGAGAAGGAGGCGGTAGCATTCGTCCAGGATTTCTTGCTAGGAGGACGGGCGAAACGCCGCGGGCGTATCGGCTTTCTCCCACAGGCTGCAGTCACCGAAGGCTCTCCAGAAGAGCGCCCTCCGCTGCCGCCGACCGTCATCGACGCGGACGGGCTGAACGCCTTGGCCCGGTTGGATGACTGGTCGGGGAGCCTGCCGCGCGGCTGTATCTTGACGCCGCATCCTGGCGAGATGGCCCGGCTCTGTCGGATGAGCACTCAAGAGGTGAACAGTGACCGGCTGGGGATCGCCCGTAAACGAGCGATAGAATGGGAGCAGGTGGTCCTGTTGAAGGGGGCGTATACCATCGTGGCGGCGCCGGATGGGCGCGCAATCATCCTGCCGTTTGCCAATCCGGGGCTGGCCAGCGGTGGCACCGGCGATGTGCTAGCCGGCGCCATCGTCGGCTTGCTAGCGCAAGGGCTGGCTCCTTTCGAGGCGGCCGCGCTCGGCGGGTATTTACATGGCTTAGCAGGTGAGTTAACGCGCCGGGCGATCGGCGAGGCTGGAATGGTAGCGGGAGACCTGTTGCCCCATCTGCCAGAGGCGATTCGCTGGCTTAAGGGACTATGA